The Synchiropus splendidus isolate RoL2022-P1 chromosome 1, RoL_Sspl_1.0, whole genome shotgun sequence genome includes a window with the following:
- the tecpr1a gene encoding tectonin beta-propeller repeat-containing protein 1, with product MPVSFLWAVDVYGRVYHLSTAGQQWEQCHDTHMEFKRVTAAPQCCWGIACDNKIYLNVRASDLPIRFLEDTYENQRWNPVDGFSTRLLPSDRWQWSDITGLQHQPLDSFQLPSTSWEWEGDWYVDKNFEGESTEQEGWTYAIDFPATYYKDKQWKSCVRRRRWLRYRRYRAMDSWAEIPSVETELPDPFSDLSCGGWEISEEPAGQLSLWAVTLQGKVWFREGICHTVPQGKSWEEMEVPREVVQISCGSKDLVWAVLWEGQLIVRKGIGRGCPQGTSWDLVDSPSPDVGVTHVAVGVNVVWAVTKDNKVWFRRGVDSHNPCGSGWINMVGEMTMVSVGLNDQIWGISNEDRAVYFRQGVTSSELSGKTWRAIVVPRDRDRALSSGSASSLQSAGCYFTGEVRAPSAASDVELEPDKLSTDMTSPAAAGDTVTNPPSQTTEPPVLHIPKVTSDSFISELVSDREAGKMSTSAAPAILVEETPSETGPEVLSPGDPRWSNVDLEPQTSVMQDNADTCSLSSVTTFTLYMEDQYGGDDHPLWAWVSGGGCSVDCHSHLNWFSNPMNTSLLSQSLHSMSLSMTPAQTAAWKKDIFDQLNERTKREMDNFRHFEQAIEQSVWVKKGAMQWWRDWKPHKWVDVQFALEQFAGTDGNKDGILFVYYNFNEVKKYLHAFINEVTILVPVLNDSKHTFAVYTPERTKQRWPIRLAAATEQEMHDWLGQLSMSCCDSRGIRGPPSKQAIWSTTCKGDIFVSEPTPALEAMPYPTPCDQMFWRHVGGHLRVIESNSVGIVWGIGYDNTAWVYTGGYRGGIFQGLSSSSDRIYTQTDVKSVYIYENQRWNPVSGYTNRGLPTDRYMWSDASGLHESTKTGTKPPSPHWTWVTDWSVDYNVFGGTDKEGWQYAADFPASYHGHKTMKDFVRRRRWARKCKLSTSGPWQEIPPIPLCDVSILPCAAQSSVEEVPVWAISKKGEVLCRRGVTALIPAGSSWLHVGTDQPFKSISIGAASQVWAIAKDGSPFYRGSVSSENPAGDCWYHIPSPAKQKLKQVSIGRTSVCAVDENGNLWYRLGVTPSYPQGSSWEHISNNVRKVSVGPLDQVWVIADKVQGSHSLSRGTVCHRLGVQPLQPKGTSWDYGIGGGWDHITVRGNSMEPPHIRLPAATSSLTPQADLISEVNSSPLGP from the exons ATGCCAGTCTCCTTCCTGTGGGCTGTAGATGTGTATGGGCGAGTCTATCACCTGTCCACGGCGGGGCAGCAGTGGGAGCAATGTCACGATACCCACATGGAGTTCAAGCGGGTGACAGCGGCTCCGCAGTGCTGCTGGGGAATCGCTTGTGACAACAAGATCTACCTCAACGTCCGCGCTTCTGACCTGCCCATCCGCTTCCTGGAGGACACTTATGAGAATCAA agaTGGAACCCTGTGGATGGGTTCTCTACGCGGTTGTTGCCGAGCGACCGTTGGCAGTGGAGCGATATCACGGGTCTGCAGCATCAGCCACTGGACAGTTTCCAGCTTCCCTCCACAAGCTGGGAATGGGAGGGAGACTGGTATGTGGACAAAAATTTTGAAGGCGAATCCACAGAGCAGGAG GGATGGACATATGCCATAGACTTTCCAGCAACTTACTACAAAGACAAGCAGTGGAAATCCTGTGTTCGGCGCAGACGCTGGCTCAGATACAGGAGATACAGAGCCATGGACAGCTGGGCTGAG ATCCCCTCTGTGGAGACAGAACTACCAGACCCGTTCAGTGACCTCAGCTGTGGAGGGTGGGAGATCTCTGAGGAGCCTGCTGGGCAGCTCTCATTGTGGGCTGTGACCCTGCAGGGGAAG GTCTGGTTCAGAGAAGGTATCTGCCACACAGTCCCCCAAGGCAAATCATGGGAGGAGATGGAGGTCCCTCGGGAGGTAGTCCAGATCAGCTGTGGCTCAAAGGACCTTGTCTGGGCCGTACTTTGGGAAGGCCAGCTCATTGTCAGGAAAGGGATTGGACGTGGCTGCCCTCAGG GCACTTCCTGGGATTTGGTGGATTCCCCAAGTCCTGATGTAGGAGTCACTCATGTGGCTGTGGGAGTGAATGTGGTTTGGGCAGTAACCAAAGATAACAAG GTTTGGTTCAGGCGTGGTGTGGACTCTCACAACCCCTGTGGCTCCGGTTGGATCAACATGGTGGGAGAAATGACCATGGTCTCTGTCGGACTGAACGATCAG atcTGGGGAATCAGTAATGAGGACCGAGCCGTCTACTTCAGACAGGGCGTCACCTCCAGTGAACTCAGTGGGAAAACCTGGAGAGCCATTGTTGTTCCCAGAGACCGGGATCGGGCTCTCTCCAGTGGCAGTGCGAGCAGCCTCCAGAG TGCTGGATGTTACTTCACTGGTGAAGTCAGGGCTCCGTCTGCGGCAAGTGATGTTGAGTTAGAGCCGGATAAACTTTCCACAGACATGACCTCTCCTGCGGCAGCTGGGGATACTGTAACAAATCCACCAAGCCAAACTACTGAGCCCCCTGTGCTTCACATTCCCAAGGTCACCAGCGACAGCTTTATCTCTGAGCTGGTGTCTGACCGTGAGGCAGGAAAAATGTCTACGTCAGCGGCCCCTGCCATCCTGGTGGAAGAGACCCCATCTGAAACTGGACCTGAGGTCCTGTCGCCTGGCGACCCTCGCTGGAGTAATGTGGATCTAGAGCCCCAAACTAGTGTCATGCAGGACAACGCTGACACCTGCAGCCTGTCCTCTGTTACTACATTCACTTTGTACATGGAGGACCAGTATGGAGGAGACGATCACCCTCTGTGGGCCTGGGTCAGTGGAGGAGGTTGTTCTGTGGACTGTCACTCACACCTCAACTGGTTCAGCAACCCCATGAATACTTCAC TTTTGTCTCAGTCCCTTCACTCCATGAGTTTGTCGATGACGCCGGCTCAGACTGCTGCATGGAAGAAGGATATCTTTGACCAACTCAATGAGAGAACCAAGAGAGAGATGGACAACTTCAGACATTTTGAACAAGCCATTGAGcag TCTGTGTGGGTGAAGAAGGGCGCCATGCAGTGGTGGAGGGACTGGAAGCCTCACAAGTGGGTGGACGTTCAGTTTGCTCTCGAGCAGTTTGCAGGCACTGACGGCAACAAAGATGGCATCCTCTTTGTGTATTACAACTTCAATGAAGTTAAAAAG TACCTACACGCCTTCATCAACGAGGTCACCATCCTGGTTCCTGTGCTTAATGACTCCAAACACACCTTTGCTGTTTACACACCGGAGCGAACCAAGCAGCGATGGCCCATTCGACTGGCAGCAGCCACAGAACAGGAGATGCACGACTGG CTGGGCCAGTTAAGCATGTCCTGCTGTGACTCCAGAGGGATCCGGGGTCCCCCATCAAAACAAGCCATCTGGTCAACCACCTGCAAAGGTGACATTTTTGTCAGCGAGCCCACGCCTGCCCTGGAGGCCATGCCCTACCCCACACCCTGTGATCAGAT GTTCTGGAGGCATGTGGGAGGTCACCTACGTGTGATTGAGTCTAATAGTGTGGGAATAGTTTGGGGTATCGGTTATGACAACACCGCATGGGTCTACACGGGCGGCTACAGGGGAGGCATCTTCCAGGGTCTTTCCAGCAGCTCAGATCGTATCTACACCCAGACGGATGTGAAGAGCGTCTACATCTATGAGAACCAGAGGTGGAACCCAGTGAGTGGATACACCAACAG AGGTCTACCCACAGACCGCTACATGTGGAGTGATGCGTCTGGTCTACACGAGTCGACAAAAACGGGCACGAAACCTCCCTCCCCTCATTGGACATGG GTAACTGACTGGTCGGTGGACTATAATGTGTTCGGAGGGACGGACAAAGAAGGGTGGCAGTATGCTGCTGACTTCCCAGC GTCCTACCATGGCCACAAGACCATGAAGGACTTTGTGCGTCGCAGGCGGTGGGCCAG GAAGTGTAAACTGTCCACCTCAGGACCCTGGCAAGAAATTCCACCCATCCCCCTGTGTGACGTGAGCATCCTGCCGTGTGCAGCTCAGAGTAGCGTGGAAGAGGTTCCTGTGTGGGCCATCAGTAAGAAGGGGGAAGTGCTCTGCCGACGGGGAGTCACAGCACTCATACCTGCC GGGTCATCGTGGCTTCATGTAGGAACCGACCAGCCCTTCAAATCCATCTCCATTGGAGCAGCTAGTCAGGTGTGGGCCATCGCTAAAGACGGTTCACCCTTCTACAGGGGTTCCGTGTCTTCAGAGAATCCTGCAG GCGATTGTTGGTACCACATCCCCTCGCCAGCCAAGCAAAAGCTGAAGCAAGTGTCAATAGGGAGAACATCAGTGTGCGCTGTTGATGAAAACG GTAACTTGTGGTACAGGCTGGGCGTGACCCCCAGCTACCCTCAGGGCTCCTCATGGGAACACATCTCGAATAATGTACGCAAAGTCTCCGTCGGGCCTCTGGATCAG